The genome window AGACTAGGAATTCTGTTCCTTTCAGTAGCCATGTATAGCTTCTTAGGTTAATAAATTGGATATGGTCTTCCAATCTCCAGAGATGCAGAGCTGGAATAAAAcacattatttaattaatttactcttctttttttttctttctcagatcTTCATATTATGTTTTTAGTAAAAGGTTTTTAGTATGCCTGGTCTGATTCAAATGCTGTACATAACGGATAAAGCATTATCTTCCTAAGCAGTTTGTTGAAATACATACATTATTCTCATGGAATGTAACCTGTTCATgtctactttatttttttaagcttATAAGCACTGGAACTTGAGATTTCTTTTGCAAATGTTATAGTTTTTTCATAactaatattttctctttgtgaatATATTGCTATAAAACTAAATGACTATCATCTTAACCTTTTCCATGGACTATTTTTACCAATCCTTTTGGTGCTGCTGTTGCACAATAAGGGAGCCCAACATAATTATCTACACCAACTTGCAAATAATCTGGGTACCATAAAATCTAAGTTAATTCCTCCAGAGAGGTCAGATACCAAACTAGCAGTTCTTGTATTTGTCAAAAGTCTCATAGAATCCTGGTCTGACTTTTCTGATATTCATACGTAGATGCTGATTTTCAGAAGGAACTGATTCATTGTAAGTTGTTGAAGTTGCTGTCCCAGTTACCCAACAAGACGACAGacgttttctttttgctttatcTGAAAAGCCTCCAATTCCCTTGTTGTATTCAAGACAGGAGTCATCTTTATTCTTATTAACATCTTCAACTGGCTGTTCATCCCTGTTTGAAGTCATTTCTTTCCGCTTATgagcttctttctcttcctctgcaATTTTCCTAAAATGCTCTAATGACTCAACCTTTCTCCGTCTTTCTATTGTTTCCATTTGTTTTTTGTCCACAAAGTCCTCAAAGTACATTTTTCTCTCATTCCTCTGATCTTCAAGGAATTTCCATTCAGTATCTGTCATCTTAACACCACTGCACTGCTCCAATTTCTCTCGTGTAACAGTGTCTGTACAAAATATATCAAAAAGCTGTTCTGAACTCCTATTGAAGTCATCTGCTTTCTGAATAAACAGTTCATTTTTTCTTCGCTTTCTGGATTGGTATAATTTTGAGAATTCTTCATATACTTTCAGAATATGCTTCTTTATGCTCTGTGTTGCTATGGTATATAGATTGCAAAACAACCAGTGTTCCTGCAAAAGTTCAGCAAGTAATTGGGCAGCATCTTCTTTGGATCGTTGTGCTTGTCCAGCCCTTTTTGGATGCAACAAATACAACATGTTTTGAATGACATCCTTCTTTGTAGGCAGAATTCCTTGTGCAAATTCAGATGATTCTACATAATCAACAGTTCCCAGGgtcttttttgcttttattttatccaAAGCTGCCATAATTCCTGTTTAAAGTCACTCTATATCAAAAGCTGAAAAAGAAGGGAGACGTTAGCTGAAATAACACCAACAatgaaaatgagaatttgaattaaaaaatgCTATACAAGTAGTTCTTGCTTAACTATCATGATATGGATCGGCAACTCCGCCACTAAGCAAAGCAGTCATCGTGGGAAATCACAAACTATGCTTTCCAGCTGGAAGAGACAATACAGTTTCACACCTTTAGCTTTCATTTGCCTTACCActcccccaccctttggaatgctcAAGTGTCCACCTACTGTCAAAAGCAATGCAATTATACTGGCAGCCTAAGACTGAGAGTTGCAGGCAAACTACACAGCTTATAGTACTCTTGAAATCTCTTCCTCTTCCAATCTCTCCACTCtgcaaagggaggggagggagagagaaaaaaaggctcTCTTTTACTTGACCCTTTCCTTCTGCCAGCATGATTACATTGCTTTTGATGTGTAAATGAGTAAGTAGCTTACTGTTTCATTAAACTGAATAAAACATtagtatattattttatttactgaaaTAATTCTATTTTCAATTACCTCTACTGACAGAGATAACTAATTTTTCCCCAAACAATACAGATTTATAAAACAATGTTTATGGAACAAAGTAATTtatttgattaaatttatatactgcccatgtCACTATTACACCACCACTCAGGGATATAACCTAAAcgaaaaataaaagcaacaaagtcatGTCATTGCCATCTCTTGATTAAATTGCATTATGTTTTACAGGATCTGTCTTTTAAAATTAATCTGAAGCTACAGTTGGACCAAAATGACTATTTGTCCACAGATGAGAGATGCTTTTCATACATAATATTGGAATCCACTGACCAACAGGCAAATTCAAAATGAATTAAAGCCCAACTTCAGCTTAGCATCCAATAAGATCTGGGAGACTAGGCATGCACCTGTCACGTAAGCAGTGTCATTTGGCACGGTCTAGGAAGCATGTCTTTTCTGCTTTCATGCCTGAGATTTAGATACCATGTAGTCTTGTCCCTGGCCTTGTTCTTTAAAGGCTCTTAAGACTTCTTTTTTCCCACAGGAACTGGCCAGAAGGTTTTATTACCATcttgattatttttaaattatttttgattTAATGAAGTTTTCTCTGTATGTTATTATATTGTAAAATTTTGCAGTTGTTTACTATGCCCTAATTCACATGACAACTGGATgcctatataaattaaaataattcaggATCATCTTTTAATAGCTTCTATCTATTCAGGACAAAGACCtctatttggattgctgaaggtTCCTTCTTCTCTAGGGAAAAATAAGGACATCTTATTTCTCAATGGAATGGAAACCCCATGTGGAATGCCATCCCACCAAAAATCTAAATGGTTCCATTATTCTTACCCTTTAGAAATTCCTTAAAAGTTGACCTATTCAGAAAAAAGTTTAAATTTCCAGTACATATACCTATTATATTTCTGGTTATAATTTATGAAAATTAATAGTTTTGCCATTATTTCTCAATTAATCCGCTTTTCTGTTATACCACACAAGTCTTTTAGAGTTTGGCAATATAtgtattaaatgaataaatgtatATTTTCCACTGGTGGAAATTGCAATATTCCCAAGTAAGAATCCTCTCCAAGGAATTTTTTGGAGCCATTTGCAGCTGAACATAACAAGTTATTAATCACAACTACATTAAACCTGCTCTATACTACCAACTTTTAACTATTTATGCTCTTCATTATACACAATGGAAATTCTCTGCATCTTTTCAAAAGCTGTAGTCTATGAAAAAATCAACTTAGCTGCAAAGTTTATTTAAACTAAACTTGAATTTCCAGAACCGTATACATTCTTAAATATTAATCCTGCACACTTTAATTACTCTTAAACATATGTGCAAAGAAATGCTGCCCCAAACAGAATGCACTGtttttagatatgaagaaaaagTATGGAAACACAGGGGAGAGTAATCGGCACTCCCATGTAGAGtgctattttatccaataatgcaaGAAGCCTTCAAAATACAAACTTTACATTGTAGAGCTAGTTTATAGTTCTATAATTTCCAGCatcttgcaatttaaaaaaaaaaattgcacgtcTGCACGCAGATGGCCAAAGAAAACATAAGACAAGAAGGGTGCAAAGAACTCTTAATGGATGAATAGGATAATATGTATTAGTATTTGGGTGCCACAAAACTGTTAGTGTCTTCGCTGCAACAcataaataataacaattattCATTCAAATTGTATACCGCCCGATTCTGTTCTCTAACCTAGCAGCTTTCCAAAACAGGGTAGACGAACCCCACCAGCCACCTCAATCTATTCTGCTGTCAGCAAACTCCAGAATACCTATAGGCTCTTTATTTGCTCGCTGGGGTGTGAGTGACTGAGCGCTGTCCTTCCAAACAGAGAATGAGAAGCGTCTCTCCATTTGGCAGATCCCTGTCGCTACTTCACTTCATTTGGCTTTTCCCAAACGAGGATGCTACGTAGAAAAAGCAAAGGGCCACCGGACCCATAAGGAAAGGGGGTGGAGCGGCCTCGTCTAGTCTCTGCCCACTTGCGTATAGCAGGCCATCTGAAGCCCAGGCCCTTTCTTCCCCCCGTAGGCCAGCAACAGCGGAACCCAGTCCGGTGAACTCCAATTCCGCCTTTCCCCTCATCCCTCCCCTCCTGTTTCAGATTATCAGaacgggaggaaaaaaaacaacaacggtaAGGCGTCACTTACAGGCCCACGCGCCGTGCACCATCCTTTTAGTAAAACCCCGCGAGACCTCGAGGCAGTAAAAAGGGAAAAGCGAACCCACCTCCGCCATCTTGAAGAAGGGCATATTTACGGCTTGCTATCGGGGGCATTCCTTCCATCTCTATGGTCCACACAGGCTTTTAACGAGCGGCTGATGAAAACAGCATTAACCTACCAGGAATCGTCAGCTATAGCTTGCGTTTCGTTTTTGACTAGTCAGCGGAGACGAAACGTGGGTAAGGGCCCACCAAGTTTTGGAAAACTGACAGGCCCACTTTTTTTCCTAGCGGGAAAAAGAACCGACTGAataacagcacagcacagaaaaaaaaaatcaccaccaTCTAGTAAGGGGCGTCAATAAACGACATCACGGTTTAAAAAAGAAGGGGGTTCgcgtcggggggggggagagtagaTCATTTAAAACTGGATGGCACCATCCTCATCGACGAAAGAACTGCTCGACTCACAAAACAGGGAGGCTCTTAGCCAATCGGCTTTCGGTGGGGAGAAACTCGATTGGTCCTCCAAAGGGAACCTATTTAAATTGCCGTTAATCGAAAATTATATTCGAATATTGGCCAATCAGCTCTTCTTTGGGGGCACCGTCACCTTGCCAACGAGGGCGGGACTAGAGTAAGAGCCTGCCGTTCTTCCTACTATATGTCAGTGCTTAGACTAGACTCTAGACTAGAGCTTCTCTTGCTGCGTGTCGGGTTATTTTTTCAATGGCTGCAATCGCAGCCAATCCCTAATGGCTGAATAGGAGGGGCGCGGACTCGTTTGCGTTGAGAATatttccgcctaaaactcccgccaaaacttacagtaatacattacactccttccctcccagaaggcactttgccaatatttgcatattacttctctcgtagtcctgcaggtacgtgggcgtctcctgactctcccggacctgcgcagttcactttctggagttgagtcgagcttgcggagggacttttcgttcctctgagctcctcctcccggccatccggccctggattgtcgccggctcggacctgctgtcctctagagggacctgagggtgtcgctggacctcgcctgactcagataagtctctgtttggttctatgctttctgtttgttctcggctccagtcagctgtggggttaattaaatcatagtcagggctggtctcgcctaattctgccttatcgctcaatctgtttcttaattgatctatgtggcgcctcaaactctgccatcgtctatttccactagataagatttggggcccgtttgtctatgactatcccctcttccagtttgggccgtcgctgtaattatgtgcccacactgagtctcctatgtttaattcccggagtctatctggttttgttttgaacccgtcctgcacgtagttcggtgtagccggtctagcgggcaccttagcttccgcccattaatagctcggctgggctgcggccggtggccacacaggggtcctgtgttgggccggttaggaatcgtcgatttgtgcctgccagtctccggggctgccgtgatagcgcttctttcgcactcgaacaaagcgttcagcaaggccgttcggcgcggggtggagcggcgctgagaggcatgtcggatgccctcttcagccaggtacccttcaaataatgctgcggtgaactgtgggcgttatcggacacgagggtgtccggtagcccgtgcgtggcgaataggtgttttagtgctgaaatgacggctccagcggttgtggatttcattaggatgatctccagccatttggagaatgcatccaccacaattagaaatgtttggccgtggaagggcggcaaaatcaatgtgaatgcgggaccaagggccttggggtttctcccactccaacactggggccgtgggtggtagtggtctggattcctgacatacctggcatcggccaaccctgtcactgatttccctgtccattaggggccaccagacatagctcctggctagcccttcatccttacaattcctgggtgaccctcatgcagtagttcaggactttttcctcagcttctctggaactaccaccctatcccccagagcaggcaccccttgcacagacaattccctcttttctttacaaattctctaaagcaGTGCCCATGGCCATCcctgaacccaaccgattacagttcttaagacaacgtccggtaggaggccgagccacttcctgcgatgtgactggcccagagtcccaagagtcaattagtagagcaggggtgccggagtagggtcctcgatttcccggcaatgggcatctgctcaatgcgtccgcatgccccagctcttttccaggtcgatgctgcagtttgtaagagtaggcggccagaaaaatagtccatctggtcagccggggtgatagtgccactggcgttgggcggtcgccagccagtaatcccaatagcggtctgtggtcagtgataatttcaaagtctctcccaaaaacgtattcatgaaattttttcacccctgacactattgcgagagcctccctatctagctggctgtaattcctctcagccggggacatcgttcgtgaatagaacgctataggggcttcagtgccgtttgggagtctgtggctaagtacagctcctactccatagggggacgcatcacaaaccaatactaacggcagtctgttgttgtattgtattaacaggctatcgcttgatagcaaactttttactgcctcaaatgccctattctctgacttcccccacgaccaagcagtgttttttccaagcaatttatgcagcggttcagcaacggttgccttgtcttttaaaaacacggcgtaaaagtttaccagacccaggaaagcctggagttctgtcttgtttttgggtgctggggctctctttatcgccttgactttgctctcagtggggtgaatcccttttttgtctattctatagcccaaaaattcaacagattcgacccctatctgacacttgcttgctttgacttttaatcctgccgacctaaaatggccaaaactttccttaaccgcttcccagttctcttaaatcttccctgataccaacacatcatcgaaatagggtacgactcggtaacccttgtaggagccgctccatcaaattttggaatagcccgggccacactcacccgaactgtaacgggtgcacttaaaggcacccagtgcgttacaatggtctgggcttcagctgtgctagcaactacgggtagctgttggtaagcttgtgccaagtcaaatttggcgaaaacttgtccgtgccctagtgagtgcaataagtgttgcactactggaactgggtaggcgctcttttgcaatgctttgttcaaggtagccttgtaatcggcacaaattcttatggacccgtctggttttatagggtgacgattggcgtctcccatttggcatggtcaactggcactagtatccctggctgactaatttatctaactctttgtcgattttaggtttgagtgcaaaggaaccctccttgcctttaacctaatgggagctatttggggtctaaactgaaggatataggggtcccttgtacttgcctaaacggtcctcgaatcgtctgcgaattcctccattagggcgtttgcaggttgcatccgctccggtggacgccagtcaccccattcccaacgcctgaaccagtctagccccagcaaacttggcaaggttccctcgactaacgtgatgggcagggtcttttcgtatgttccgtacttgacctcgacggtcgttgtccctcgaacagggatgcggttgccctggtaatcctgcacccggagccgttgtttctgtagcttgcgctttgcgatgtgcggcaaggctttcacaaaagtgtcccaggacatgattgtgatggcggatcctgtgtctacttccagccggcacggtacgccttcaattgttgggttagtgaagatcttttcttcgatgcgggtagctgcgtggtctatggtaacagtcattcggtttgacttcgcgctctttctttcctggccaatcgcgggtcgccttgctgatctcgcgctctgattggctggtttgaaatttcgggaatgtggggtttgcatctctgactcagagccgctctgattggcgatttgaattttcggtgggaaggttggggtgctcggcagacttgagccaggtgcccttcctttcacaccgccgcaaatggcgccctgaacttacatctttggcgctgatgtcgcccgcaacttccgcattcctccgggtcttccttgtcgattttcggtgtagtggacttcttcctcctcttcgctggttgactcacgataggtttcttcgtggtggactgtgctcggctttgcgcccgccatcggcgtgagtcgctttgtaaggtgtctgctgcatggttggacatctcatgggctctggcttcgtccaggcgtttgccaatgtcaggttgctcttggctgtaACCGTCTCCtcaacggatgtctctgacccccgtataagttgttccagcagctcttcgtccagatcgcggtactcgcaatgcttggaggcttgtctcagggctgccatgtagtcgctgatagactcgccttcttgttgcctcgctccccaaactcgtaccgtcgaacgtatttggacggggctggtgcgtagtgattcttcaggagggtctgaagggtctgccacgatacggagtgtagcggtgttggctccgctagagcttctgcgacggcgatgactgcggacccacagtggcttatgaagtaagcccgtttgcggttgtcggagactccctgtaactcgtttgcctccaggaaactttcgaaacgggtcatatatattccccatgtttcctgggcagggtcaaacggagtgggtggcgtgtagccggtcatcgctgcattcgctatcaccttgctgggtttgattctcgtagtgagttcagctctgttctggtgctctgcctcaagatcccaccttcgtcgccaatgttaggtttgggtattgacgaggcaggagaccaggttagtgacaacagctctttaatatagtgtgacccagcaaaactctggagaaaaacctctccttatatacacttcagcctgaggctgcaaccaatcaggaacgagatatttcccgcctaaaactcccgccaaaacttacagtaatacattacagcttGCGTTTCGTTTTTGACTAGTCAGCGGAGACGAAACGTGGGTAAGGGCCCACCAAGTTTTGGAAAACTGACAGGCCCACTTTTTTTCCTAGCGGGAAAAAGAACCGACTGAataacagcacagcacagaaaaaaaaaatcaccaccaTCTAGTAAGGGGCGTCAATAAACGACATCACGGTTTAAAAAAGAAGGGGGTTCGCGTCGGGGGAGAGTAGATCATTTAAAACTGGATGGCACCATCCTCATCGACGAAAGAACTGCTCGACTCACAAAACAGGGAGGCTCTTAGCCAATCGGCTTTCGGTGGGGAGAAACTCGATTGGTCCTCCAAAGGGAACCTATTTAAATTGCCGTTAATCGAAAATTATATTCGAATATTGGCCAATCAGCTCTTCTTTGGGGGCACCGTCACCTTGCCAACGAGGGCGGGACTAGAGTAAGAGCCTGCCGTTCTTCCTACTATATGTCAGTGCTTAGACTAGACTCTAGACTAGAGCTTCTCTTGCTGCGTGTCGGGTTATTTTTTCAATGGCTGCAATCGCAGCCAATCCCTAATGGCTGAATAGGAGGGGCGCGGACTCGTTTGCGTTGAGAATATTTCCCTCAGTAACCAATGGCGACGCCGTGAAGTTTGTGTAACAATTGTGTCGCCTAGTTGAAGTCGACATTTAACCCTGGTGAGAAGGTCGCTTGGTTGTGTGATTGATAGCTTCTCCGTTTTTCTCTCCAGGATATTGTAAGCAGAGATGTGCTATGGTTTTTTTCCCTGGAGGAAAAGTCTGCTTATCTTTTGATTGATACTGTGCCATCGTTTTTGTTTGGTGAAAATTTTTCTTTATTATCAGATTaactaaaaatttaaaagctatccTTGGCACAGATTTGTTTAACTTAATAAGattgatatttatattaataatagtTGATGTTAAATGTAGTGTTGTTAAATAATGCACTCAAGGAATCCGAAAGTATGAGCCTCCTCTCCCAGAGGAGTTTGGCAGTTTAAAAACAGAAGGAAGatgaagataaagaaagaaaacattaaattattttaattcaggATGCTAAAACTGAATTATAACAGAACACTGGAACTGCAGTGTTGTGtcaaatatttgttgttgttagttgcgaagtcatgtccgacccatcgcgaccccatggacaacattcctccaggccttcctgtcctctaccatcctctggagtccatttaaactcatgcctactgcttcagtgactccatcgagccacctcgttctctgttgtccctttcttctttgccctcaatctttcccagcattaggctcttctccagtgagtccttctttctcattaggtggccgaagtatttcaatttcatcttcaggatctgaccttctaaagagcagtcagggttgatctcctctagaactgacttgtttgttcacctcgcagtccaagggactcgcaggagtcttctccagcaccagagttcaaaggcctcaattctttggcgctcagcctttcttatggtccaaccttcacagccatacattgc of Ahaetulla prasina isolate Xishuangbanna chromosome 6, ASM2864084v1, whole genome shotgun sequence contains these proteins:
- the LOC131201403 gene encoding uncharacterized protein LOC131201403, whose amino-acid sequence is MAALDKIKAKKTLGTVDYVESSEFAQGILPTKKDVIQNMLYLLHPKRAGQAQRSKEDAAQLLAELLQEHWLFCNLYTIATQSIKKHILKVYEEFSKLYQSRKRRKNELFIQKADDFNRSSEQLFDIFCTDTVTREKLEQCSGVKMTDTEWKFLEDQRNERKMYFEDFVDKKQMETIERRRKVESLEHFRKIAEEEKEAHKRKEMTSNRDEQPVEDVNKNKDDSCLEYNKGIGGFSDKAKRKRLSSCWVTGTATSTTYNESVPSENQHLRMNIRKVRPGFYETFDKYKNC